A window of Sphingobacterium kitahiroshimense genomic DNA:
TTTGTTCATACTCTGATGTCATGAAATAAGGTTATTTGCATAACACTTAAAGATGCAGATAGCTTTAAGCAAAGATCGCACCGTTACTACAAAAATTAATACTTAATTACAATACGTATATATACGCTGAAAACTGATTCTAAGATTTATGTCGCATAAAGAATTCATTTTCAATTAAAAATGTGTATGAATGTTCAAACAAAAAAATCAAATAAAAAATTGATTAAAATAAAAAAAAGAGTTTTTCCTATTTTAATCCTTATATTTAGGAAACATTTAATTTTTTTTTAAGAATTAATAATTCAATACTGCCTCCACTGATGGAAGTAATTCATTTTTTTTATTAAATTTAGCATGCTCCAACGCAATTAATAAAATGGAAAACAACGTGCCTTTACCCATTAACTTTATTCAACAATTTGGTAGTCTCATTGTCCTTGATTTTGATTTTCATATCACAGGAGTAAGCGAAAATGTTCTTCATACGGTCAATCAAACAGAACATAATCTCATTTTAGGATCTAAATTTGATCTCTATTTTGCTGATTTATTTGGAAAACATTTTGTAAAAATATGTCAGGTATTGGAAAATATACGGGATAAAAAATATCCGAGACAGATCTTGCCCCTCAAATTACCAAATAAAAGAATCTATCTCAAATTAAGTTTACACGATGATCATTTGTTTATCGAATGGGAGGAGCAGTATAAAAAATATACTTCGGCAAAAAAAATAAATGAGTTTAGTTTCCTTTTAGACACCATAAAACCCAACAACTGGGATCTGGTCTGCCACGCTATTAACCGGATCCTTCATTATGACCATGTATTTGTCGTTCAGGTGCAGGAAACGGGCTATAGCCAGGTCATTGCAGAAGATACGTTAGACGGGAAAGCATATTACAGGAATATGGAATTCTCGAAAAGCTTTATGCCGAAAGAGGTTTTCCCCTATTACAGCATGTGTTCATACCGCTATAGTCCCAATCTACGGGATAACCAGCAACAGTTCTATTCCATTGATCCAAAGATCAATCTACTGGAGAGTCAGTTGGCTCCAGTTCCTGAACTGCACCGGCTCTTCCTATCGGAAAAGGAAGTTACAAGTGCCCTGTTTTTTTCTATACATGTAGGTGGACAGTTTTGGGGGCTTTTAATTGGGCATCATCACAAAGAAAAGAATATCGATCTGCAGCAACGAAAGCTCTGTACTTTTATGATCCAAAATGCCACCAGTAAATATGAAAACTACATCAATCAGGATCTGTTGGAGCGAGGCAAACTTCTAAAAGACGTGGAAGTCAATCTGAAAATTGATTTGTTAAAATACAAGACGGCCAATTGTGCCCTTGTGCAACATATGGGTACCATCATGGACATGGTCAATGCAGACGGTCTGGCCATATTTAATCAGGGTGATGTTTATTTTCACGGGATCTGTCCGAATAAAGGACAGCTATATGAGATCATAACCTTTATTCAGACCCACTCCGAAAAAGCCTTATTTAAGGATAATAATTTTAGAGAAAGCCATGGGGAAAAGATTAAAGGACAATTACCTTTTGCAGGGCTTATGTATCTTAAGATAGGGCTTTTGAGTGATCAGGTCCTGATTTGGTTCCGAAAAGAAACCGTGAGCAATGTAATGGAGATGCATGTCACTCCGGAAACAGATGGCAACGATGGGATTAAACAGATAGACCTCACTGAAAGTGTTAATTACGATATCGCTACCCCTTGGAACGATGTCGAAATCAGTTTTGTACTACGCCTAAATCAAATTTTAAAGGAATCCATTGTTGGAAAATTAAAAGACAAACAACAATGGAGTGAACAGCTGTTAGCACTCAACAATGAATTGGAGATGTTAACCTTTACACTTTCCCACGATTTAAAAAATCCATTATCCATTCTCAAAATGGGGATCCAATTTTTACAGAACAGTAAACAGTCTCTCAATCCCGCAGCACTGCAAAAATGGTACAGCAATCTGATCGCCAGCACGGAAAGTATTGAAAGTATCATCAACAATGTCGTGTTACTTTCCCAACGTAAAACCGGAACCTTCACGAAAGATCCGATTCCGATGGCATACACATTGGATCAGATCTATAAAGAAAGTATTATCCTGCACAATCCCGCTTTAGCAACGGTTGATTACGGTAAATTGCTTCCGGTATGGGGTGAGAAAAGTGCTTTGTATCAGATCTTCAGTAATATCATCGGCAATGCGATCAAGTACAGTCCTGGCACCGCCGGCGTAAAGCTTCACATTGACAGCTATTTTGAAGATGAGCAGGTCTGTTATAAGATAAAAGATCAGGGTATCGGTATTCCCAAAGAAAACCTGCACAGCATATTTGAGATTTTTAAAAGGGGAAAAAATGTGGATCACATCGAAGGAACAGGTGTAGGTCTTTCCTTAGTGAAGCGTATTATGGAAAGATTAGGGGGAACCATCAAAATAGATTCTGAAGAAGAAAAAGGAACGACCGTTTACCTCTACTTCCCTATTGTTGAAGAATTCCCACCCAGTATGCTTTTAGATGATCTGTAAAAAAATTGCTAATCATCCAGATCAAGGGTGAACCGGTACAGTTCATGGATAATATGGTTGACTGCGGTGATATAAATCTGGGCAGCATCGCAGTCTACACAGTGCAGTGTTTTTCGCATATGGATACCACTAAAGCATATGGCTATAAAGATATCGCCCACCTCAGCTTGATGTTCAGTGGATGAATCCGGAAAAGCCATCCCGGTTATCGCCACATAAACATCGGCCTCCACTAATTTTTTAAGCCCCTCCAGCATTTCAAACGTGACTTCCGATGACTCTGGAGTAAAGTAAGAAATGCTATGATCATCCACCTGCAACAAAGACTTTTTGACACTTGTCGCATAACTCGTCACTCCTCCTAAGAAATAAGATCCAGAGTCCGTCTGCATACTCAGCACACTGCCGAGAAAACCACCCGTCATACTTTCTCCTATAAAGACCTTGAGCTGGTTATCTTTTAAAAACTGACCAACTTTGTCTAATGTTGTCGTATCAATATATTCCATCATATATGTTAATTGTTAGTGGTGATGAAGTGAAAACTTTATTTACAAACAACTTGGACACCCCAATAGTTCATTATAGACATTTCCAGATAGGATAATATTTATTTTAATAGCAGAGATCCGCACTATTTCAGGGGGTATAAATACCCAATTTTGGCAACCAGCACGCAAATAATACTGACATTTCCAAAGACGTTTCACTGCCTAAGGTCCTTTAGGAGCAAGACTATATTGCTAATACACTATCAGTCACATCCCTATAGATAAAATGACTATACAACAGGTATAAATACCCGCTATATTAAAGATGGCTTTTATTAAACTTTTAAACGCTTTTTTGGCTGGAAATTCGCTTGTATACAGCTGTGATTTAAAGCAATCCGTATAAAGCCTCTCCAGGCGCACGAGATCGCAAAATACTATAGAACATCATATATTTATGAACACATCAACACTATTCAAAACACTAAAAACAGATGACTTGCCTCCCTGTCCAAGGCCAGTCTACAAAAAGATATGGGCATTGAACCTGCAGCATGGAACAAAAATGTGCAGTAGTCCAGGCTTTATCCAAATAATAAACACCCCATTGTAGCACAAAACTTAAATAATAATTAGCGCGTTAAAAACCGACGGCCTACACATTACAAGATCGTCCAAAATCTGAGAAAACCATGTATAAGAAAAGAACAATTATCGTTTCCAATAGATTACCCATACGTATTGAACGTAAAGACAATGAACTTCAGTTTATCCCAAGTGAAGGTGGACTGGCAACAGGTTTAGGTTCCGTTTACAAGAGCGATGAAAACATATGGATTGGTTGGCCCGGAATTATTCCCTTAAATACACAAGAAGAAGAGATCATTACCCAAGGATTGGCCGAACATAATCTTATTCCAGTCTTTTTGACCGAAGAGGAATTAAAAGGATACTACGAAGGATTTTCGAATGAAGTCTTATGGCCCGTTTTTCATTATAGACCATCTTATGCTGTATACCGCACGCCGGACTGGGAAATGTACCAAAAAGTGAATGCAAAATTTTCAGCAGTAGTCGATCAGCAAAATGTGCAGGAAAAAGATGAAGTCTGGATCCATGATTATCAATTAATGCTCCTGCCGCAATTAGTCAGAAAATCGTATCCTACTATTGCAATCGGTTTTTTCCAACATATCCCCTTTCCAAATGATGAGGTATTTAGGAGCATCCCTTGGCGCAATGAGCTCCTAAACGGACTGCTTGGTGCCGATCTAATCGGATTCCATACCTTCAATGATACCCAGCACTTTTTGAATTCCTGTGCACATATTCTTGGCCTAAATGTTCAGAACAATTGCCTGCATACAGATGGAAGAAGTATTTTTACTGAGGTCTACCCGATGGGTATCGATTTTGATAAATTCTCGCAGCTCGCCAATAGCGAGCCCATTCAGACACGGGCGCAAGCAATAAAAGATTATTATAAAGATCAGAAAATAATACTCAGCATCGATCGCCTTGACTACAGCAAAGGCATCATTGAACGCTTGCTCGCCTACGAAAATTTATTGGTTAAATATCCAGAGTTAAAAGGACAGGTAGTTCTTTATATGATCGTAGTTCCTTCACGGGATCATGTTGCGCAGTACAAACAATTACTGGATGAAATAGACCGAACTGTAGGCCATATCAATGCTGTTTTTGGTAACAATGAATGGACCCCAATCGCCTATTTCTACAATTCATTTCCATTGGAGGAATTATCGGCCTTGTATGTGGCAGCAGATATCTGCCTGATCACTTCGTTACGTGACGGTATGAACTTGGTGTGTAAAGAATATATCGCCAGTAAGGAGAATACCGATGGTGTGCTGATCTTAAGCGAACTGGCAGGCGCGGCAAAAGAATTGACACAGGCCATCCATATTAATCCCAATGCAACAGATCAGGTTACCGAAGCCATTTATAAAGCTTTACAGATGCCCGTTTCTGAACAGCGTATGCGACTCAATGACAGCATTGAAATTGTCAAGAAATTTAATGTTAGACACTGGGTGCGTCTATTTTTCAACAGGCTCCGCGAAATCAAGTTATTTCAGCAGAATGAAATGGCCCGAAGAATCAATGAACAGACCAAACTCGCGATACTCGATCAATATAACCGAGCCACCAGAAGGTTATTCTTCCTCGACTACGATGGAACCCTGATCGGTTTTCAAAACGATGCCGCTGCGGCAATACCAACAGAATCGCTTTACGACACCTTAAATCTGCTGCAAGAAAATGATGCCAGTCAAGTCGTGATTATTAGTGGCAGACCACATGAGACACTCGACACCTGGTTTTCCGATAGACAGTATTTTCTGGTAGCAGAACATGGCGCATGGAGCAACTATCCGACGCACAAATGGCAAAGCGGTGCAATCTTATCTACGCGATGGAAAATCCCGGTGAAACATATCATGAGCAAGTTTGCCAACAATACAGCTGGTTGTGTGATTGAGGAAAAATCTTATTCCTTAGCTTGGCATTACCGTAAAGCACAGCCTGGGCTTGGGCAGCTTCGCGCGCTGGAATTAGTGGAGAGCTTACGCTATTTAGTACAACAGCATGGCTTACAGTTATTAATGGGCGATAAAGTGATTGAAGTCAAAAATAGTGAGCTCAATAAAGGTAAAGCAGCAATGGAAATTGTCAACAGCTATAACCCCGATTTTATCTTTGCAATCGGTGATGATGCTACGGATGAAGATATGTTTTTAGAGCTCCCTGCCGATGCGATTACCATCAAGGTGGGCAATAAAAAGTCCGCGGCGCAGTTTTATGTAGATACACAGCAAGAAGCCGTTCAGCTTATAGAATACTTTGCTTACAATAGAGTAAAACAACAACAGATCAACGGATCAGATTCAGAAATTAAAAAAATTGAAACTTATGACCAAAACAGTGAAGCATAAATATAATAGTGGTATCATCGGCAATTGTTCCTACATTGCCCATGTCAATATCACCGGCAATATTACCTGGCTATGTTGGCCGACCTTTGAAGATTCATTTGTATTTGGAAGTTTATTGGACAAGGAGAATGGCGGTGAATTTTCGATCCTCCCCACTTCAGAAATCACGAATACCGATCAGCAATATATTGAAAACACCAATATTTTATGTACGACGTTGACAACCGAAGAAGGCAGTTATCGGATCACCGATTTTGCCCCACGTTTTGAGCAGTACGAACGCTATTACAAACCGTTGATGCTGGTGCGTAAAGTAGAACCGCTCACCGGTAGGCCAAAGATCCGTGTGCGCTGTACACCCAAATATCAATACGGAAAACAGGGATTCACGAAAAACCGAGGCAGCAACCATATCCAATTTGAACAGGAGGATATCAAAATGCGCTTGGCCACCAATATGCCGGTCAGCCATTTTTTCGATGATATTCCACATGTGCTGAGCAGTACGGTTTATCTGGTCATGACATTCGGGAGCCCATTTGAGGCTCCGATTGAACGTACCGCAGAAGATTTTTTAAGCAGAACCAAAGGTTATTGGCAACGTTGGGTAAAAAATGCCTCTATACCGTCCTTCTGCCAGAAAGAAGTGATCCGTTCTGCACTCGTGCTCAAGCTGCATCAATATGAAGATACAGGTGCTTTGATCGCGGCCAGTACGACAAGTCTTCCTGAACATCCGGGAAGTGGCCGTAACTGGGATTATCGGTACTGCTGGTTGCGGGACAGCTACTATGTACTGACTGCCCTGAGCCACATCGGGCAATTTGAAGAGATGGAGAAATACGCCTCTTACATTGCCAACATTACACAGACCGATCGCGGACGGCTGCAACCGCTCTACGGCATCATGGGTCAGCATCAGCTGACAGAAACCACACTGGATCATCTGGAAGGATACTTAGGAAATAAGCCCGTACGCTTGGGTAATCAGGCTTTTGAGCACATTCAGAATGATGTCTACGGACAGGCACTGCTTGCCCTGTTGCCGATGTTTACCGACCACCGCTTCAGTCATCAGAATACCGGTTTGGCCAAATCCTGGACCAACTATATTCTGAAGAAAATTGAAAGCACCATCGATGAGTTCGATGCGGGGATCTGGGAATTCCGGAATTTTGAAAACAGACACTGCTATTCCAATCTGTTTCAGTGGGCCGGTGCGACAGCAGCTTTAAAAATTGCCGAACAGTACGGTTTTGAGGAAATCAAAATTAAGGCACAAGAATTACGGGAACGCGCCAGTGTGCATATTGAAAGCTGCTACGATGAAGAGCGCGGTGTGTACACAACGGCTACGAAAAACCCCAATTTAGATGCTTCTACCCTACAGCTGATCATGATGAACTATCTAGATCCCGCTAGTGATAAAGCAAAACGTCACCTCGAAGCTTTGGAAGAAGAGCTGAAAGGAGAAAATGGGCTGTTTTACCGTTATCTGCATAAAGACGATTTTGGAAAACCGAAATCAACATTTTTAGTATGTGCCTTCTGGTATGTGGAAGCACTGGCCTGTGTAGGGCGTTTGGAAGAAGCGCAACAGGTATTCAAGCAGCTGATCGGTTACGGCAATCACCTTAAATTATTCAGTGAGGATGTCGATGAGCAAGACGGTAGTCAATGGGGCAATTTCCCACAGGCTTACAGTCATGTGGGACTGGTCAATGCAGCAAACCGCATAGCGGTTAAACTGGATCACCCTGCATTCTTGTAATCTATAATGAAATGATTAGAAAAATGGCATAATAGAAAAAGAGATTTACGCTCAATTTCTATTATGTCATTTTATATTGTAAAACTTATTGCTGTATAAAATTTAAGTTCTTATTTAATGTTCGATTTTATGCGTATCACGCACACTGCTAAACGTCATGGCCAGCATCTTCCAATCTTTCTTTTGCTTTTTGTAAACCTCCGTTACCGTAAACTCCGTTACTGCATCATTTCCACGCACATCAGCTGTTAAGGTAATTCTATTCCAAACAATTGCAACATCGCCTACGATCTCGACCGCTACATCATGAATAGCGGCATTCTTATACCAGATTCTACCGGTTTTTATAATGTCGAGTTCTTCATTCTTCTTCCATGTTCCGCTCATATGAACAAACTTTGACTTATCATCGAATAATGCTGCGAGTTTATCGACATTCTTATCAGCCATCCACTGCCACTTCAATTTCGACAGTTCCTTCACTTCTTCTACTGCATTCATTTTTTGTGCAAAAGACAACTGTATTGTCAAGACAAATAAGAGTAATCCAAAAATAGCTTTTTTCATTTTTTATTGTTTTTATTTTAAAACTGATGTTCTTTAATTTTCATAAATACGATCAATCCTCCAATTAGACGAAAGGCTAATAGAGAATTAACCCTGCGTTCCGTGAGCTAAGTATTGTTTCATAAAAGGTTGGTTATAGTATCGTTTACCAGTATGGTGAAAAAGAGCATTGGCAACAGCACCGAACATCGGCGGAAATACCGGCTCTCCCATACCTGTGGGGTTTTCCTGATTTTGCACAAAATGAACTTCGATATGTTTTGGACACTCACTCATACGAATGATCCGATAAGTATTGAAGTTGCTTTTCTGCGGTACTCCATCTGCGAACAATTGTTCTCCGTATAGTGCATTTCCAATACCGTCAATCACCGCACCTTCCGCCATATTGACGGCTGCATCCTGATTTACCACAATACCACAATCGACGCTTGCAATCGCCTGTACAACATAGGGTTCATTATTCTTAACGCCTATATCGACCAAAGCCGCGGCATAGGTATTATGGCAAAAATAAGCCGCAATGCCTCTCCCTGTACCATCGGGTTTTTTTAGTAAACTGGCTTTCTCCTTCAACAATTGCAGGACACCTGCGTACCTTGATGCATCATAATCATTACGTTGTCCAACAGGACGTTCTTTCGCCCTTTTAAGTAATTCCAGACGAAAATCGATCGGATCTTTTTTCATTTCAACAGCCAGTTCATCCAAAAATGACTGCTCTGCGCTAGCCATAAAATTGGATCGCGGTGCACGAAAAGCTCCGATCGTGATGTCGGAATCAACCGCCCAGGATTCGGCAAGATAATGATCAACCGCTCCCGCCGGAAATCTATTTTCATGTAGCGGAGATTCCGGTATTCCCCCAGCCTTGACATGAAATCCGATCAACTGGTTATTTTCATCTAAAGCCGCCCGGTATGTTGCACTGTAAGTAGGTCTGTAAATACCATAGGTCGCTTCATCTTCACGGGTATACATCAATTTCACAGGAGCATTTAATTTCTGAGAGATCACGGCGGCCTCCACCAGATGATGTCCATAAGCCCTGAGTCCAAAACCGCCACCCATACGGGCGAGCTTAATCTTTATCTTTTCTTTAGGCAACCCCAATCGGGCCACCAACGTCGTTGTGATGACCTCCGGTGCCT
This region includes:
- a CDS encoding ATP-binding protein codes for the protein MENNVPLPINFIQQFGSLIVLDFDFHITGVSENVLHTVNQTEHNLILGSKFDLYFADLFGKHFVKICQVLENIRDKKYPRQILPLKLPNKRIYLKLSLHDDHLFIEWEEQYKKYTSAKKINEFSFLLDTIKPNNWDLVCHAINRILHYDHVFVVQVQETGYSQVIAEDTLDGKAYYRNMEFSKSFMPKEVFPYYSMCSYRYSPNLRDNQQQFYSIDPKINLLESQLAPVPELHRLFLSEKEVTSALFFSIHVGGQFWGLLIGHHHKEKNIDLQQRKLCTFMIQNATSKYENYINQDLLERGKLLKDVEVNLKIDLLKYKTANCALVQHMGTIMDMVNADGLAIFNQGDVYFHGICPNKGQLYEIITFIQTHSEKALFKDNNFRESHGEKIKGQLPFAGLMYLKIGLLSDQVLIWFRKETVSNVMEMHVTPETDGNDGIKQIDLTESVNYDIATPWNDVEISFVLRLNQILKESIVGKLKDKQQWSEQLLALNNELEMLTFTLSHDLKNPLSILKMGIQFLQNSKQSLNPAALQKWYSNLIASTESIESIINNVVLLSQRKTGTFTKDPIPMAYTLDQIYKESIILHNPALATVDYGKLLPVWGEKSALYQIFSNIIGNAIKYSPGTAGVKLHIDSYFEDEQVCYKIKDQGIGIPKENLHSIFEIFKRGKNVDHIEGTGVGLSLVKRIMERLGGTIKIDSEEEKGTTVYLYFPIVEEFPPSMLLDDL
- a CDS encoding CinA family protein — its product is MMEYIDTTTLDKVGQFLKDNQLKVFIGESMTGGFLGSVLSMQTDSGSYFLGGVTSYATSVKKSLLQVDDHSISYFTPESSEVTFEMLEGLKKLVEADVYVAITGMAFPDSSTEHQAEVGDIFIAICFSGIHMRKTLHCVDCDAAQIYITAVNHIIHELYRFTLDLDD
- a CDS encoding bifunctional alpha,alpha-trehalose-phosphate synthase (UDP-forming)/trehalose-phosphatase — encoded protein: MYKKRTIIVSNRLPIRIERKDNELQFIPSEGGLATGLGSVYKSDENIWIGWPGIIPLNTQEEEIITQGLAEHNLIPVFLTEEELKGYYEGFSNEVLWPVFHYRPSYAVYRTPDWEMYQKVNAKFSAVVDQQNVQEKDEVWIHDYQLMLLPQLVRKSYPTIAIGFFQHIPFPNDEVFRSIPWRNELLNGLLGADLIGFHTFNDTQHFLNSCAHILGLNVQNNCLHTDGRSIFTEVYPMGIDFDKFSQLANSEPIQTRAQAIKDYYKDQKIILSIDRLDYSKGIIERLLAYENLLVKYPELKGQVVLYMIVVPSRDHVAQYKQLLDEIDRTVGHINAVFGNNEWTPIAYFYNSFPLEELSALYVAADICLITSLRDGMNLVCKEYIASKENTDGVLILSELAGAAKELTQAIHINPNATDQVTEAIYKALQMPVSEQRMRLNDSIEIVKKFNVRHWVRLFFNRLREIKLFQQNEMARRINEQTKLAILDQYNRATRRLFFLDYDGTLIGFQNDAAAAIPTESLYDTLNLLQENDASQVVIISGRPHETLDTWFSDRQYFLVAEHGAWSNYPTHKWQSGAILSTRWKIPVKHIMSKFANNTAGCVIEEKSYSLAWHYRKAQPGLGQLRALELVESLRYLVQQHGLQLLMGDKVIEVKNSELNKGKAAMEIVNSYNPDFIFAIGDDATDEDMFLELPADAITIKVGNKKSAAQFYVDTQQEAVQLIEYFAYNRVKQQQINGSDSEIKKIETYDQNSEA
- a CDS encoding glycoside hydrolase family 15 protein, encoding MTKTVKHKYNSGIIGNCSYIAHVNITGNITWLCWPTFEDSFVFGSLLDKENGGEFSILPTSEITNTDQQYIENTNILCTTLTTEEGSYRITDFAPRFEQYERYYKPLMLVRKVEPLTGRPKIRVRCTPKYQYGKQGFTKNRGSNHIQFEQEDIKMRLATNMPVSHFFDDIPHVLSSTVYLVMTFGSPFEAPIERTAEDFLSRTKGYWQRWVKNASIPSFCQKEVIRSALVLKLHQYEDTGALIAASTTSLPEHPGSGRNWDYRYCWLRDSYYVLTALSHIGQFEEMEKYASYIANITQTDRGRLQPLYGIMGQHQLTETTLDHLEGYLGNKPVRLGNQAFEHIQNDVYGQALLALLPMFTDHRFSHQNTGLAKSWTNYILKKIESTIDEFDAGIWEFRNFENRHCYSNLFQWAGATAALKIAEQYGFEEIKIKAQELRERASVHIESCYDEERGVYTTATKNPNLDASTLQLIMMNYLDPASDKAKRHLEALEEELKGENGLFYRYLHKDDFGKPKSTFLVCAFWYVEALACVGRLEEAQQVFKQLIGYGNHLKLFSEDVDEQDGSQWGNFPQAYSHVGLVNAANRIAVKLDHPAFL
- a CDS encoding nuclear transport factor 2 family protein; the protein is MKKAIFGLLLFVLTIQLSFAQKMNAVEEVKELSKLKWQWMADKNVDKLAALFDDKSKFVHMSGTWKKNEELDIIKTGRIWYKNAAIHDVAVEIVGDVAIVWNRITLTADVRGNDAVTEFTVTEVYKKQKKDWKMLAMTFSSVRDTHKIEH